The Prochlorococcus marinus CUG1417 genome includes the window TTCTATATCTTGATAAGAATCAGGTGAATTATCAATTGATGATGTCATCGAAAATATATCTTCAGGTGCTTCTTGCATTGGGTCTTCTAATATGCCTGCTTCAATACTCCTGCCAAGTAAGTTAACGTCTATCGAATATGGTGATTTTTTTGATACCGGTGCAGGAATGCCAAATTTTTCTCCATACTCTATTGCCTCTTCTCTACTCATATTCCACTCTCTTGCAGGAGTAATTATTTTTAAATCAGGGCCTAAAGCATTTATTGCCAAATCAAACCGCACTTGATCATTCCCTTTACCTGTGCATCCATGAGCAACTGCATCGGCATTTATCTCTCGAGCAATATCAACGAGATTTTCAGCAATTAAAGGTCTCGCAAGGGCAGTAGATAAAGGATATTTATCTAAATATAATGCGTTTGCCCTTATGGCTGGGAAAGCATATTTCTCAACAAAACTATTAACTAAATTACCAACTATTGATTTAGATGCACCAGAATTTAAAGCTTTTTGCCTAATAAGTTCTAAATCCTCCCCTTGTCCAAGATCTGCCACAAAAGTAACCACTTCTGAAATTCCATATTCATTTTTTAAATATGGAATACAAACGCTCGTATCTACGCCGCCAGAATAAGCTAATACAACTTTTTTTACCTGCTGCATCTAAATTTGCTCCATAGATTTAAATTTTGACGTAATTAAGAATTTGAAAACTTTTTAAAAGCTAATATTATTGTAACTAAAAGAGCTGGACCAAAAACTAGTAATAATGGAAGAAAGTTATTAATTATTAAAACATTAGGATTTAAGTATCCAATAAGTTTAAATAATCCAGACAAGAACAAAGAAATTAGCCAGATAGAAAAGTATTTTAAATTTCCTTTATATAACAAAGTTTTTCGTGTGCACCATTATGTATTATCTTATATATAAAGAACATAATTTTAATGGATTCAAATAAATTAAAACTTAGATTGGACGATATTTCTGAAGTCAACCCTGCTTTAACTTGCTATCACAGAGATGATGCGGCTCCTGTTTTGCCATTAAGAGATGAACCTGATCTATTATCTTGGCTTGAAAATACAGGAAGACTTATTGCAGAAAAAGAAGGAGATTCACAAGAGATTAGTACGATAGAAGAAGAAGAACTATCAGCCCTAATGGGAGAAAAAGAAGATTATAAAACTGAAGAAGACCCTTCAGAAGATGATTGGGAAGATTAAAAAGTTTAATTTTAAATCTTTATTAATATTAATTACTTTTGCTTTAATAGTTACATCTTATTTTTTTAATAATTTTATTTTTATAGGATTTTATTCATTATTTTTTTTTATTTCTTTATTCGCCATAAATAATGGTCTAAAGATAATCAAAAAATTTAATTTACTTCAAAAAATTAGAACTGAAGGTCCAACTAATCACTTTAAAAAAAGTGATACCCCAACAATGGGCGGGATTTTTATGATAATCCCTTTTTTAATTCTTCTTTTGATAATAACTATAAATTTAGGCTCCATAAAATTATTAATTTTATTACTTACTATTTTTTCTTTTTTTATTATAGGATTTTTAGATGATTATTTAAGTATTAAAAACAATGAAAATACAGGATTAAAGTCAAAAGAGAAATTTATTTTACAAAGTATCATTTCAATAATTTTTATATTTTTAGCTTATCAAAAAGATTTAATAAATCCATTTATTGCAGTATCAAACTCTTGGGGAATAAACACTAGCATATTTATATTTCCCATCTCTTTTTTAGTCTTAGTAGGATTAAGTAATTCGGTAAATTTATCTGATGGACTAGATGGACTTGCAACTGGATGTAGTGCAATTGTCTTTTATGGATTAGGGACAGAAATATTAATAAAAGAACAGCAGGAACTTATTGTTTTTAGTCTCTTATGTTATTCAATGTCGGGAATTTGTTTAGGATTTCTCAAATACAATAGTTATCCTGCAAAAATATTTATGGGTGATACAGGATCTTTAAGTATTGGAGCAATTCTAGGTTCTATAGCATTATTAACTAATAGCATTTTTACTTTATCTATTTTCTCAGGAATATTCATTATTGAATCTTTATCAGTAATAATACAAGTAGGATTTTTTAAAATAACGAAAAAATTATTTAACAGAGGTAAACGAATATTTTTAATGGCTCCACTACACCACCATTTTGAACTTAAAGGAGTTAAGGAACAAAAAATAGTGGAAAATTTCTGGAAAATCAACATTTTACTCGTAATTTTAGGTATAGTTTTAAAAATTAATCTCTAAAAATTTGTTATGAGTTTTTTTACATGGAAAGATAATGGATTAACAAGCGATTGCTCTAGTCTTGATGCAATGGCATCAAGATTTGAAGAAACTGCTAACTTAATGAAAAAACTATCTAAGAAAGGTTTCAAACTAAAAAAAACTCATAATAATCAACTAATTCTTCACCCTGATCCTAAAGTATTTGATCAGTGGGGTTTTATTAGTGAAGAACTTCCTTTTAAACAACTTTGTTTAATATCAGATGAAGAATAAGAATTTGACCTTGAAAACTTTTCTGTAAGTATTGATAAATAATTGCGTACATGAGTATTCCAACTAAAGTGCCTATTGACACCCTCAATTCCATTTCTGCTCCATAATTTCCACTGATTACTATTAGAAATTCCTTTTTCAAGAATAACTTTCAACTCATTAATATCGGTAACATCTACTAAAAGTCCATTTTCACATTTTGAGCGGATTTCTTTTGGTCCTCCATCATTTGTTGATATTATTGGCAACCCACATGAAGAAGCTTCAAGAAGGGTCAAACCAAAGGGCTCTGTTAAAGCTGGATTTACAAATACACCCCCTCTGCTAGCAGCCCACCTATATAAAGCAGGTATCTGACTTGGAAGATGTTTTTTTGGATAAGCTACTTTTCCATACAAATTATATTTATCGATCTTTTCAAAAATATTATTGAAAACATCTCTTTGTTGAGGGTCAAGTTTTGAAGTACTATCTCGACAACCCAAAATCAAAATTAAATTTGTTTTACTTTTTAATTTTTCAGATCTTCCATATGCCTCAATCAAAGAAGGAATATTTTTTCTTCGAACGGCTCTAGAAATATTTAATAATGGGGGTTTACTAGAATCCTTTAAAAAAGGTTGCATCATATTATCAATTTCAGCTGTCTCCGTTGTCGAGTGAATATGGTGAAACTTATTATGATCAACACCAGGAGGAATTACTCTTGCTTTGTGAGGTGAAAAAGAAGAATATTGGGAATATTGATAAACTGATTCTTGTTTAGTACTTGTAACAACAATATCTGCCGACTTTAACGCTTTTTCTTCTGCTTCAATTCTCTTACTTATTGCATAAAGCTTTTCTATTTGATTAGTTTTTAACCCAGTATCAAGCAATTTTCTTTTTTTCTCTCGTCCTAAAGAATGGCCAGTAAAAATAAGTGGAACATTTAAGGACTGACTAAGTTTAACCCCTACATATCCAGCATCTGCATAATGTGCATGAATAAAATTAGGCTTTTTATTTTTTTGATAATAAGAGATAAGTCTTTCAGTTAAATGATCCAAATAAGGCCAAAGCAATTCCTTTCTTAAATATTTATTAGGTCCAAATTTAAATCTTAAAATTCTAACTCCGGGTTCTACAAATTCTTCTTCTTGAGAATATTCATAATCTACTTTAGGGTCGTTAATTAAACGAGTAACTAAATCTACTTGATCAACTTCTGAAGTATTAGCCAAACTTTTAACTAGCTCTAAAACATATTGTGTTTGTCCTCCTGTATCTGCATCCCTGCCTAATTCAAGATTTTTAGAGCGTATA containing:
- a CDS encoding argininosuccinate synthase; amino-acid sequence: MQQVKKVVLAYSGGVDTSVCIPYLKNEYGISEVVTFVADLGQGEDLELIRQKALNSGASKSIVGNLVNSFVEKYAFPAIRANALYLDKYPLSTALARPLIAENLVDIAREINADAVAHGCTGKGNDQVRFDLAINALGPDLKIITPAREWNMSREEAIEYGEKFGIPAPVSKKSPYSIDVNLLGRSIEAGILEDPMQEAPEDIFSMTSSIDNSPDSYQDIEIVFKNGFPVGINDEFLTPLEIIQKTNHLAGKHGFGRIDMIEDRVVGIKSREIYETPGLLLLIKAHKELESITLSPNVVDFKGIVEKKWGQLVYQGFWFGPLKESLDAFISSTQTSVNGRVKIRLHKGNAIVIGRMSENNSLYREDLATYSKDDVFNHSLAEGFIYMWGMSNKIWAELNSKTKD
- a CDS encoding DUF3134 family protein, encoding MDSNKLKLRLDDISEVNPALTCYHRDDAAPVLPLRDEPDLLSWLENTGRLIAEKEGDSQEISTIEEEELSALMGEKEDYKTEEDPSEDDWED
- the mraY gene encoding phospho-N-acetylmuramoyl-pentapeptide-transferase is translated as MIGKIKKFNFKSLLILITFALIVTSYFFNNFIFIGFYSLFFFISLFAINNGLKIIKKFNLLQKIRTEGPTNHFKKSDTPTMGGIFMIIPFLILLLIITINLGSIKLLILLLTIFSFFIIGFLDDYLSIKNNENTGLKSKEKFILQSIISIIFIFLAYQKDLINPFIAVSNSWGINTSIFIFPISFLVLVGLSNSVNLSDGLDGLATGCSAIVFYGLGTEILIKEQQELIVFSLLCYSMSGICLGFLKYNSYPAKIFMGDTGSLSIGAILGSIALLTNSIFTLSIFSGIFIIESLSVIIQVGFFKITKKLFNRGKRIFLMAPLHHHFELKGVKEQKIVENFWKINILLVILGIVLKINL
- a CDS encoding glycosyltransferase; translated protein: MRFKFLHLHLHGLIRSKNLELGRDADTGGQTQYVLELVKSLANTSEVDQVDLVTRLINDPKVDYEYSQEEEFVEPGVRILRFKFGPNKYLRKELLWPYLDHLTERLISYYQKNKKPNFIHAHYADAGYVGVKLSQSLNVPLIFTGHSLGREKKRKLLDTGLKTNQIEKLYAISKRIEAEEKALKSADIVVTSTKQESVYQYSQYSSFSPHKARVIPPGVDHNKFHHIHSTTETAEIDNMMQPFLKDSSKPPLLNISRAVRRKNIPSLIEAYGRSEKLKSKTNLILILGCRDSTSKLDPQQRDVFNNIFEKIDKYNLYGKVAYPKKHLPSQIPALYRWAASRGGVFVNPALTEPFGLTLLEASSCGLPIISTNDGGPKEIRSKCENGLLVDVTDINELKVILEKGISNSNQWKLWSRNGIEGVNRHFSWNTHVRNYLSILTEKFSRSNSYSSSDIKQSCLKGSSSLIKPH